The region CTATGATTAATAGAGGGATCTGCTACTCATTTTTCAGCTCTTTTGTTTTGCTTCATCAAACTCAATTTgctcttgtttttctttctttttttatttttttttatttttgcttgAGCAAAACATGCATGAGAGTTaataaccatatatatatattacctttATTAGTTATATTCAAAGGTATCATGTAGAGTTATTAATGACCGAATATTACTTCTGTATTCCAAAAATACTCTACATGGCTATCTATCTAAATGGAATTTTAACAAATTTGACCATATATTATAAACAAGGTAGcagacaaaagtgaaagaaaaaaaaagaataaacttATACAGTACACAAATAGCAAACATTCAAACTCAGATTTAGAGCATTGATCTCTTTCATATTTATAGAATACCAATAAAGCAACAACAAATGACATGATAACACTAGTTATATACACATATCAAGAAAAATGCTTTGTATGTGCATGTTAAAAAATTCCCATCCAATTCACACAAACCATGTCTTAGGTTCGATTCTAAAATATATTCACAAGAACAATGCATATGTTCTGTTCAAAATTTCCAGGTATgcttaaaaatatctatattgtaCGTGTCTTAAAAATCagtattttctttaagttcttttcGGTTTCAAATGTATTTTAATGTTATGCCATGAATGTTGGCTAACCCTCAATGGCAATTTTTACTTTCTTAGAATAAAAACTTGTCAATTTCTTTATAGACCTTATACTTCTTGGATTTGCAAGGCCAAAATATGACTCAGCTAAAATATTACATTAATAGATGAATGAAGTAAGGGTAGAGACTCTTACCATAAAATACTCTCCACTTGCAAATGTAAAAGCCAATTAAAATCGTCCCACAAGTTAATCCAATCAGAATAGCTATAATTATCACTGCTCTCTTCACCTTAAGATCAACTCTTGCTTTTCCTAAATAAATTTTTGgagcaagaaaagaaaatattaatgaATTAAAATAGAAGGAAAGGAATTTGAACTTGATATGGAACTAAAATTTTCAACCTGTAATCTGTACCTATTTTTGAAGCTGATAGTCGAACAAATAGATCTTGTCCGCTGGAAGGAAATTGTCGAATATCATAAAGATCTCCAAACCAGACGACGCAACCACTGCCTTCACCTCTGATATCTGAGTTTGTATAAGCCGTACAGGAACAATTGCTCAGACATTTAGCCCTACAGTCCCATAGATTCATACTCTTGTTCACCCATGTATGTTGAGCATCTAGCAATTTCCAACCAGAAAATTTCAAAAAGCCATCTTTCCCTTGATCATGGCAGCTCAACAGACTACTTCTTACACACCCTTCAGACCAGTCCATTGAATTCCAATCCTGTAGAGACGTAGGCTTATAGCATTATTTGCATACACATATCTTGAGGTACCAATCTTAGATTTGAAAGAATAGCTTTGAAGttaaaaaaattacattattattattattattattatagattCTTAATCCATGGATTGATAAGTAGTTTTATGTGTAACATGCATAAGTAATAATGATAGTAAATAGAAAAAAGGCATCTCTCTCATGCCTACAAATCAATCACTGCAAAACAATGGTATTTAATGGTGCCTACACatacacacacactctctctctctctaatatgtatatgtgtatgtggAAATCAATGAGAAGATTATTTATAAGAAAGGTCATTGAGATCCCTCTTTGTCTCTTAGCTTTGGACAACTCCTTTCTCATAATTGCACTTTTAAATTTCCTCATATCTTTCacacacatacacatacacatatttattaTGTGTATGAAAAGCCTCTCTTCTCCaccttatataaatatatgcctATCAAGATGAATTAACTGCATTAATATTCATCCACAGAAAAATGGTTTTATATTTATAGTAATATGTGCTTTTTTCTAAGCATAGCATGCATGGAATAATGAGTACATAGCTGTGGCTCCAGTGTCACAACTCATCTGTACCacaattataattataaagtacatAAACCAACTTATTGAGAAGTAATTCAAGGTACAAATCTCAAATTAAAATTCAAATCTCAAATACACAAGCAATCTCAAAATGGAGAAGAACAAACCTTTAGAACATAATCATTGATCAAACTGGTTTCTTGGCCTTCCATAGCTGTGGCTTTCATGAAGGCATCAATCTCATAATCTGGTTTAATTCCAGCTGTTTTTTCCCGTCTAGACAACTCTACCAGCAAGTCATACCTTGTACCAACTCCTAAGCACCGCCCCGAAAAATTCAAAGTTTCATAGACTGTCATCTCACCATAGTGAAGGTCATGTTGACTAATATAAGAAGAGGTTCTCTGAGGTACAAACTCTTCAAATTCATGGCCACAGTATGTCACTTTTCCAGATACTTGTTTGTCAAAGTCAAACGCAAGTTATCAGTATAGACGTAATAACaaaacttgtaaacattttaatacATCAGACTAGTATTAAGAGAAGAGCACAAACCCTTAAATCATCATCAAGTTTTGCAGCAAGTGCTTTTAGTAATGTTGTTTTTCTAGATCCAGGCGGACCAAGAAGTAAAGTCAACCTGAAAATAAATCAATTTGAGTTATATAGCATTTGAAGGAGTTTAGATGAAAATTAATAGAAGTTACCAATGAACATACCTTGAAGGTCTTGCTATACCACTCACACCTTGGAGTATCTTAACCACTCTTTTCTTTGATAGAGTGAGTCCAATCATTCCAATGATTCGCTATTCAAATGGGATTATAGGTTAGAGAACTGAGAATTTACACCAAGAAATTAAGAGTAAAAAAATAGAGTTATTAGTATGAGTTGAAACATTTGAAGTTACCTCAATCATGTTAAGACTGGAATTCAACAGAGTTGGAAGAGCTCTAGTTCCTACATATGCATCTC is a window of Humulus lupulus chromosome 4, drHumLupu1.1, whole genome shotgun sequence DNA encoding:
- the LOC133832980 gene encoding putative inactive G-type lectin S-receptor-like serine/threonine-protein kinase SRK, translating into MTVYETLNFSGRCLGVGTRYDLLVELSRREKTAGIKPDYEIDAFMKATAMEGQETSLINDYVLKDWNSMDWSEGCVRSSLLSCHDQGKDGFLKFSGWKLLDAQHTWVNKSMNLWDCRAKCLSNCSCTAYTNSDIRGEGSGCVVWFGDLYDIRQFPSSGQDLFVRLSASKIGKARVDLKVKRAVIIIAILIGLTCGTILIGFYICKWREKIRNEFSHVENGHLGSLGLKSVDQSNL